The sequence TTCACAAAAGCCAAGTGTCTCTACTCCATTTTTCACAAGTCTTTGCCTATTCATATTAACGGCGGCCGGGAAATTGACTTGTTATTATATGTCTGGTTTGTTCTTTCCTGAAGTCCCTTATATcccattttcataaaataaaatgaggAAAAATTTTAACCCATATTtacaatttttaaatataaaaaaataaaaatgttgttACTTGTTACTAAAATTTcgctaattatttatttgagtataTATTTTACATTTCATATATTATTGAATATTAGTagcatatatatatctatatgtgGAGTGAGCGCCATGTATCTATAACACGCGATTTATTGGTTacttgtaattttgtaaatcTGAAGtaccaattattattataaataaaacttTGAATATTTCTTGCCCTAGAATATGTCGTCgtttcattaaacatgcataTTTTTCTTCTATCTAAATTGAATTATATATGTAGAGTACTCGTCCAGATTCTAGCTACTTTGGATACAAATATGTTTTCTGTTTACCAATACACCGCGAATTTATATCTTGATTGATTAAAAACAAACTTGATTAAGCAAAAGTACACATTCATTCACACATACACATCGAACTCAGGAATTCATTCACACAAGTTGTACATCTGAATAAAGAACTGATACATTACACACACAAACcaacaatattttaaaacactggaaaaaaaaaaaaaagcaataaGAAGAAGcacgaatatatatataatcaaagtACAAATATCACACCGATCATTACATTCACGGGCGGTGGCCGTCCAGAGGCTCTTGCGGCGGCGGAACAGCTTGATCATACTGATTATGGCCGCCAGCTGGAGCCGGGTTATGCGACAGCGGAACGGCTGTGGTCCCCGCCGTATGTTGATTGCCACCTTGCGTGAGCGGCGCCGCCCCTGCTCCGCCGAATTGCCCCTGTTGCTTTCCCTGCAAATGCCCCGCCGCATTCCCAGCCTTGTCTTCATGTAGCTTCATCTTGGCCTCAGCTTCTTTCGCTTTCTTATTTTCCTTGGCCATTTCTTTATCTTCCTTGTTACTTGCCATTGATTTCTCTGCCTGTCAAATTAAATGAAAAGGCATATTTCATAGTctgtaaaattaattaatactttGTGAAATCAAATTCATTGCCCACAAATTATATACCTTTCCTTCGGTTTTGGCTTTGAGAACGTCAACACGCTCCTTGGCAGAAGCCGCAGCATTATTCACCTTTTGTTTTACGGTTTGCAtctttcttgatttctttgattctcaaatttcaatttatttCTTGTGTATTTGTTGATA is a genomic window of Henckelia pumila isolate YLH828 unplaced genomic scaffold, ASM3356847v2 CTG_477:::fragment_3, whole genome shotgun sequence containing:
- the LOC140872909 gene encoding uncharacterized protein; this encodes MQTVKQKVNNAAASAKERVDVLKAKTEGKAEKSMASNKEDKEMAKENKKAKEAEAKMKLHEDKAGNAAGHLQGKQQGQFGGAGAAPLTQGGNQHTAGTTAVPLSHNPAPAGGHNQYDQAVPPPQEPLDGHRP